One stretch of Geoalkalibacter ferrihydriticus DSM 17813 DNA includes these proteins:
- the bioB gene encoding biotin synthase BioB, with protein MTNPFLDKVLAGQPLSADDGLAILQARGAALTTILAGAHHLREQAFGDRIELCSIINAKSGRCGENCSFCAQSAHHRTTAPVYPLKSEDELVAGAHAAASNKSHCYGIVTSGTTISAGSELDTILAALRRIRQETSIEPSASLGLLDEQTAQALAAAGCVTYHHNLETARSFFPQVCTTHDYEEDVDTVRVAIQAGMKVCCGGIFGLGERAEQRVELALTLRDLKVDSVPLNFLNPVIGTPLEGSNHLTPLDCVRIIALFRYLLPSTRIAVCGGREHNLREFQSWMFMAGASGTMVGNYLTTTGRNAEIDLQMFSDAEVQVHAC; from the coding sequence ATGACAAACCCTTTTCTGGATAAAGTTCTGGCAGGTCAGCCGTTGAGCGCGGATGACGGACTGGCCATTTTGCAGGCGCGCGGGGCCGCCTTGACGACAATCCTGGCGGGCGCCCACCACCTGCGGGAGCAAGCCTTCGGCGACCGCATCGAATTGTGCTCCATTATCAACGCCAAGTCGGGACGGTGCGGCGAAAATTGCAGTTTTTGTGCCCAGTCAGCCCATCATCGCACCACGGCACCGGTTTATCCCCTGAAAAGTGAAGACGAACTGGTCGCCGGCGCCCATGCGGCCGCATCCAACAAATCTCATTGCTACGGAATCGTCACCAGCGGCACGACCATCAGCGCCGGCAGTGAACTGGACACCATTCTGGCGGCTCTCCGCCGCATCCGACAAGAAACATCCATCGAACCCTCGGCCTCCCTCGGCCTGCTCGATGAACAAACCGCTCAAGCCTTGGCGGCGGCCGGCTGTGTTACCTATCACCACAACCTGGAAACCGCACGTTCCTTTTTTCCCCAGGTCTGCACCACCCATGATTATGAAGAGGATGTGGACACCGTGCGGGTTGCCATACAAGCCGGTATGAAGGTCTGCTGCGGAGGAATCTTCGGCCTCGGTGAACGTGCCGAGCAGCGGGTTGAGTTGGCCTTGACCCTGCGTGACCTCAAGGTGGATTCGGTGCCGTTGAACTTTCTCAATCCTGTGATCGGCACCCCCCTGGAGGGATCAAATCACCTCACTCCCCTCGATTGTGTGCGCATCATCGCCTTGTTCCGCTATCTTCTTCCGTCCACCCGCATTGCGGTCTGCGGGGGGCGCGAGCACAATCTGCGCGAATTCCAATCCTGGATGTTCATGGCCGGCGCCAGCGGCACCATGGTCGGCAACTATCTGACCACCACCGGACGCAACGCCGAAATTGATCTGCAGATGTTCTCCGATGCCGAGGTGCAAGTCCATGCCTGCTGA
- a CDS encoding helix-turn-helix domain-containing protein yields the protein MRIKKIVGKKLKAIRLKNDMTIQELAEKSGVSSNMISRVERGLTIPSVEILMKLAGVFDKSINYFVEEVSTTHEVVFTTPGKRDTTVYDDEHNMHTESFTSGLRDPQFMSFFCTVPPGGTSGVKHMYHPGDELIYLVEGRLRVTIADEEYVLQPGDSLSFKSHLPHRWDNVSDQDAKVLWTLSPFTII from the coding sequence ATGCGTATTAAGAAAATTGTCGGCAAGAAACTTAAGGCCATCCGCCTTAAAAACGACATGACGATTCAGGAACTGGCCGAGAAATCCGGCGTTTCTTCCAATATGATCAGTCGGGTCGAGCGTGGGCTGACCATCCCTTCAGTGGAAATTCTGATGAAGTTGGCAGGGGTGTTCGATAAGAGCATCAACTATTTCGTCGAGGAGGTCAGCACGACCCACGAGGTTGTGTTCACCACTCCCGGCAAGCGCGATACGACTGTGTATGACGACGAACATAATATGCACACGGAGTCCTTCACATCGGGACTGCGCGATCCGCAGTTCATGTCCTTCTTCTGCACCGTGCCTCCCGGGGGAACCAGTGGCGTGAAGCACATGTATCACCCCGGCGATGAATTGATCTATCTGGTTGAGGGAAGGTTGCGGGTCACCATCGCCGACGAGGAGTACGTGCTTCAACCCGGCGACAGCCTGTCCTTCAAGTCGCATCTGCCCCACCGCTGGGACAACGTCAGCGATCAGGATGCCAAGGTGCTCTGGACTCTTTCCCCATTTACCATCATTTAA
- a CDS encoding helix-turn-helix domain-containing protein gives MVKKLIGKKLKTTRLRNDLTIQELAQKSRVSSNMISRIERGLTIPSVEILMKLADAFGMSIGYFVEEAEKGTMIVPTVQRRGEPIFFFEDKHQITSLTHGIRDPSFTVFCDTLEEGCSSGEGGMVHNGEEFAYVLKGKMQFVIDGESYVLEEGDSIVFKASIPHRWDNLHGGQTEILWVVSPAPNVSQ, from the coding sequence ATGGTAAAGAAGCTCATCGGTAAGAAGCTCAAAACAACGCGCTTGCGCAACGACCTGACGATTCAGGAACTTGCGCAAAAATCGCGTGTTTCATCAAACATGATTTCTCGCATCGAACGCGGCTTGACCATTCCTTCCGTGGAAATCCTGATGAAACTCGCCGACGCTTTCGGCATGAGTATCGGTTATTTCGTCGAAGAGGCCGAGAAGGGCACCATGATCGTTCCCACCGTGCAGCGCAGAGGCGAGCCGATCTTCTTTTTTGAAGATAAGCACCAGATCACCAGTCTGACCCACGGCATTCGCGACCCCAGCTTTACCGTTTTTTGCGATACCCTCGAAGAGGGTTGCAGCAGCGGTGAAGGGGGTATGGTCCACAACGGCGAAGAGTTTGCCTATGTTCTGAAAGGCAAAATGCAGTTTGTCATCGACGGCGAGAGTTATGTTCTGGAAGAGGGGGACTCCATTGTATTCAAGGCGTCCATTCCTCATCGATGGGACAATCTTCACGGCGGTCAAACCGAGATTCTTTGGGTCGTTTCTCCCGCACCGAATGTTTCGCAGTGA
- a CDS encoding alpha/beta fold hydrolase, translating to MKAKINGVQIGYDDFGKGPAVLFVHGYPLNRKMWRRQVEPLVNDGFRVILTDLSGFGESELREDAGDLHTHADDLVGLLNYLGVGRAVVCGISMGGYVLFDLLDRYPKRVAGACFVVTRPVGDDVQERVKRAELRRALDNGETDQVREAFLRVLMTPSARKKSRSPDMREVCEWVRSAEPLSLAAGLNAIGGRKDYTSLLKNFSLPTLVVGAELDRVIHPLHSEILARHLPNCFRAVSLKGGHLVNLEKFQAFNGHLLEFLRTLVPRSRDMAEPSVPSS from the coding sequence ATGAAGGCAAAAATCAATGGCGTGCAGATCGGCTACGACGATTTCGGCAAGGGCCCCGCGGTCTTGTTCGTTCATGGCTACCCCCTCAATCGAAAGATGTGGCGCCGCCAGGTGGAACCCCTGGTCAATGACGGTTTTCGCGTTATCCTCACCGATCTAAGTGGTTTTGGCGAAAGCGAACTGCGTGAGGATGCTGGAGATCTGCACACCCATGCCGACGATCTGGTCGGCCTGCTCAATTACCTGGGCGTCGGCCGCGCGGTGGTGTGCGGTATTTCCATGGGCGGCTATGTACTCTTTGATCTACTTGATCGCTATCCCAAGCGGGTGGCTGGGGCCTGTTTCGTGGTGACGCGCCCCGTGGGCGACGATGTCCAGGAACGTGTCAAGCGCGCAGAACTGCGCCGCGCTTTGGACAATGGTGAAACCGATCAGGTGCGAGAAGCTTTTCTGCGTGTTCTGATGACACCCTCAGCTCGAAAAAAGTCCCGCTCTCCAGACATGCGAGAGGTTTGCGAATGGGTACGTAGCGCCGAGCCACTCAGTCTTGCGGCCGGCCTTAACGCCATCGGTGGTCGCAAGGATTACACCAGCCTGCTCAAAAACTTCTCGCTGCCGACCCTGGTGGTGGGTGCCGAGCTGGACCGAGTGATTCATCCCCTGCATTCGGAAATATTGGCCCGGCATCTGCCAAACTGTTTTCGTGCGGTCAGCCTCAAGGGCGGGCACCTTGTCAATTTGGAAAAATTTCAGGCTTTTAACGGCCACTTGTTGGAATTTCTCCGTACCTTGGTCCCGCGATCGCGGGATATGGCAGAACCGAGCGTTCCATCCTCCTGA
- the bioD gene encoding dethiobiotin synthase — translation MPAEKPLAPGIFITGTDTGVGKTLVAAALARHLRDLGLRVGVMKPVETGVTDPAAEGSDAALLRWAATCDAPLQDVAPLRLRRPLAPAVAAEKDKIFVDFGALLEACRRLRENHDFVIVEGAGGLMVPLAGGLLIADLARAMCLPLLVVCRPDLGTINHTLLTVFSAQTMDLPVAGFLLNGMPDIPDEAMSEAPHTLAALASTDLLGVLNRVAAKDEQSKVENLAGLIEKLPTYSILRRNLAWPEKTSK, via the coding sequence ATGCCTGCTGAAAAGCCTCTGGCGCCTGGTATTTTCATCACCGGCACCGACACCGGCGTGGGCAAAACCCTGGTCGCGGCCGCCCTCGCCCGCCATCTGCGTGATCTGGGCTTGCGCGTCGGGGTGATGAAACCGGTTGAAACAGGTGTGACCGATCCTGCTGCTGAGGGCTCAGACGCCGCCCTGCTGCGTTGGGCCGCCACCTGCGATGCGCCCTTGCAGGATGTCGCCCCCCTGCGGCTGCGGCGTCCCCTGGCGCCTGCGGTCGCGGCTGAAAAAGACAAGATTTTCGTCGACTTCGGAGCCCTGCTCGAGGCTTGCCGACGTTTGCGCGAAAACCATGACTTCGTCATCGTGGAAGGCGCCGGCGGCTTGATGGTCCCTCTGGCAGGCGGACTGCTCATCGCCGATCTGGCTCGGGCCATGTGCCTGCCCCTGCTGGTGGTCTGTCGACCGGATCTGGGAACCATCAATCACACCCTGCTGACAGTGTTTTCCGCACAAACCATGGATTTGCCGGTGGCCGGGTTTCTTCTCAACGGCATGCCGGATATCCCCGACGAAGCCATGAGTGAAGCCCCTCATACCCTGGCCGCTCTGGCATCCACAGACCTGCTCGGGGTTCTCAACCGGGTCGCTGCGAAAGATGAGCAGAGCAAGGTTGAGAATCTTGCCGGTCTGATCGAGAAGTTGCCCACCTACTCTATCCTGCGGCGCAACCTCGCCTGGCCCGAAAAGACCTCGAAATAG
- a CDS encoding VanZ family protein — protein sequence MYLVKIVLFLAYSLCLLWLSLTSAPPGDDLYWPWPHKDKVGHFLAYALMTLLGAWTWSRGHFPTKRGLLTGLIVAAAFGALMELLQGTLTTHRHAEAADLVANLAGSLTAFAAGWWWLSKKRV from the coding sequence ATGTATCTTGTCAAGATAGTCCTGTTTTTAGCCTATTCCCTGTGTCTGTTATGGCTGTCCCTCACCTCGGCGCCACCCGGCGACGATCTCTATTGGCCCTGGCCGCATAAAGACAAAGTCGGACATTTTCTCGCCTACGCGCTGATGACCCTGCTGGGTGCCTGGACCTGGAGCCGGGGACATTTTCCGACAAAACGCGGTCTGCTGACGGGCCTGATTGTTGCCGCGGCCTTCGGAGCCTTAATGGAGCTCCTGCAGGGCACCCTGACCACTCACCGTCATGCCGAGGCGGCGGACCTCGTTGCAAATCTCGCAGGCAGCCTGACGGCTTTCGCCGCCGGCTGGTGGTGGCTTTCAAAAAAAAGAGTTTAA
- a CDS encoding MIP/aquaporin family protein, with product MPLGNIFVGEFLGTMILILLGNGVVANVVLEKSKGQNSGWIVISAGWGFGVAIAVYVAGWMSGAHINPAVTVGLLVIGKVTAGDVPIYVAGQFAGAFAGSVLVWLAYLAHWGKTESPELKLAVFCTAPAIRSYSRNLITEIIGSALLLIGVLGIFSAHNEISSGFGPYAVGILVFSIGLSLGGPTGYAINPARDLGPRIAHALLPIAGKGGSDWAYSWVPVVGPIIGGILGAFIYQIVVSRLIVG from the coding sequence ATGCCCTTAGGCAATATCTTTGTTGGAGAGTTTCTCGGCACGATGATCCTGATTCTTCTCGGCAATGGCGTGGTTGCCAATGTTGTACTGGAAAAATCTAAAGGACAGAATTCAGGGTGGATTGTTATTTCGGCGGGCTGGGGGTTCGGGGTCGCCATCGCGGTTTACGTCGCCGGTTGGATGAGCGGCGCGCATATCAATCCAGCGGTCACAGTGGGGCTTCTGGTGATTGGAAAAGTCACGGCGGGAGATGTTCCGATCTATGTCGCCGGGCAGTTCGCCGGGGCCTTCGCCGGCTCGGTTCTGGTATGGCTGGCCTATCTGGCCCATTGGGGCAAAACCGAATCGCCCGAACTCAAGTTGGCGGTTTTCTGCACGGCACCGGCCATTCGCTCCTACAGCCGCAATCTGATCACCGAGATTATCGGCTCGGCGCTGCTCCTGATCGGCGTGCTGGGGATTTTCAGCGCCCATAACGAGATCAGCAGCGGGTTCGGCCCTTATGCAGTGGGCATTCTGGTGTTCAGCATCGGTCTGTCTCTCGGCGGCCCCACCGGCTATGCCATCAATCCCGCGCGCGATCTCGGCCCGCGCATTGCCCATGCCCTGCTGCCCATTGCCGGCAAAGGCGGATCCGACTGGGCCTACTCCTGGGTACCGGTGGTCGGGCCGATCATCGGTGGAATTCTCGGGGCGTTTATTTATCAGATCGTTGTGAGCAGATTGATTGTCGGGTAA
- the glpK gene encoding glycerol kinase GlpK, with amino-acid sequence MAKYVVALDQGTTSTRCMIFNHGGEIVAHHQIEHEQLYPQAGWVEHDAMEIWKRTKDVIHAAMEKGGLVAADIAAVGITNQRETTLVWDRKTGQPYGNAIVWQDTRTDKICHQLAENGGQDRFRAKTGLPLATYFSGPKLKWMLDNVPGLRAAAERGDALFGNMDTWIIWKLTGGPGPQAAHVTDVTNASRTLLMNLETLDWDDEILQELGIERSLLPEIRPSSDPDFYGMTRADGPFGGEIPVCGDLGDQQAATVGQTCFEVGEAKNTYGTGCFLLLNTGHEIVQSQHGLVTTLCYQFGKEKPVYALEGSIAITGALVQWLRDRMRLINTAADVENLAKMVDDNGGMYFVPAFSGLFAPYWRSEARGLVIGMTRFITRGHFARAALEATAYQTREVVDAMAADSGVTLKSLKVDGGMTANELLMQIQADVLGVPVIRPRVSESTALGAAYAAGLAVGYWKNTGDLKKNWGIDKTWQPSEDETLRTKNYRMWKKAVTRTFDWLE; translated from the coding sequence ATGGCGAAATACGTTGTCGCGCTTGATCAGGGAACCACCAGCACCCGCTGCATGATCTTCAATCACGGCGGAGAGATTGTGGCTCATCATCAGATCGAACACGAGCAGCTCTATCCTCAGGCAGGCTGGGTCGAGCATGATGCCATGGAAATATGGAAACGCACCAAAGACGTCATTCATGCCGCTATGGAGAAAGGTGGTCTGGTGGCTGCCGATATCGCCGCTGTCGGCATCACCAACCAGCGCGAAACGACCCTGGTGTGGGATAGAAAAACCGGACAGCCCTACGGCAACGCCATTGTCTGGCAGGACACGCGCACCGATAAGATCTGCCATCAACTCGCTGAGAACGGCGGCCAGGATCGCTTCCGCGCCAAGACCGGTCTGCCCCTGGCGACCTACTTTTCCGGGCCGAAACTCAAGTGGATGCTCGACAATGTTCCCGGCCTGCGCGCCGCGGCCGAGCGCGGCGACGCGCTGTTCGGCAATATGGACACCTGGATAATCTGGAAACTCACTGGCGGTCCCGGTCCCCAGGCCGCTCACGTCACCGATGTGACCAATGCCTCGCGCACCCTGCTGATGAACCTCGAAACCCTGGACTGGGATGATGAGATTCTGCAGGAGTTGGGCATTGAACGCTCTTTGTTGCCGGAGATCCGCCCCTCAAGCGATCCTGATTTTTACGGCATGACGCGCGCTGACGGTCCCTTCGGTGGGGAAATTCCCGTGTGCGGCGATCTTGGCGATCAGCAGGCGGCGACCGTCGGGCAGACCTGTTTTGAGGTGGGAGAGGCGAAGAACACCTACGGAACCGGTTGTTTTCTGCTGCTCAACACCGGCCACGAAATCGTGCAGTCCCAACACGGCCTGGTCACCACCCTGTGTTATCAGTTCGGCAAAGAGAAACCGGTTTATGCCCTTGAAGGCTCGATTGCCATCACTGGAGCGCTGGTGCAATGGTTGCGCGACCGTATGCGCCTGATCAACACCGCTGCGGATGTGGAAAACCTGGCCAAAATGGTTGACGACAACGGGGGTATGTATTTCGTGCCGGCATTCTCTGGATTGTTTGCGCCCTATTGGCGCAGCGAGGCGCGCGGGCTGGTGATCGGCATGACACGCTTCATCACGCGCGGCCATTTTGCCCGTGCCGCTCTGGAGGCCACGGCTTACCAGACGCGCGAAGTGGTCGACGCCATGGCGGCCGATTCCGGCGTGACGCTCAAATCCCTCAAAGTCGACGGCGGCATGACCGCCAATGAACTGCTGATGCAGATTCAAGCCGATGTTCTCGGCGTACCTGTGATTCGTCCCAGGGTCTCTGAAAGCACGGCTCTGGGTGCCGCCTACGCGGCGGGACTGGCCGTGGGTTACTGGAAAAACACGGGAGATCTCAAGAAGAACTGGGGAATCGACAAAACCTGGCAGCCTTCCGAGGACGAGACCCTGCGGACCAAAAACTACCGCATGTGGAAAAAGGCCGTGACGCGTACCTTTGATTGGTTGGAGTAG
- a CDS encoding tetratricopeptide repeat protein, translating into MVFSRLFGRKNPLVQMRRALQDNRWADVLQIGEGIDREALPEADRHEFETLLGRAGDHLAQLNLEEGEGCLRAGENLKAREHLELALTQVRNAPLRQKIATALSTFSTAGEAPVATASATAAHCASGGCAGSGAVSAAAADPQVLDESSRFELILASYPPELAQRYLAVSEPFRQAFLATHEGRDREALDLYSQIPEAEQDDLFFFERGCLAARSGDAAAARRDLGRALELNPAHVQALEALVTLELSDNQLEQARTHALRALESGTAPAFCLSRLAIICTRQGDLDQALAFARQALQGGGRPDPEIVLLTSSLLEKRGELAEAEQLLSTLGGGGCKGGASAYLAEFWLRHGRHLDKALDAFNQAARQEPANPRWQLRIGETYLARGWKKDGLALVEKIINHPDLPSELRAAAEKLVSTPEKS; encoded by the coding sequence ATGGTTTTCTCCCGATTGTTCGGCCGCAAAAACCCCCTCGTTCAAATGCGTCGCGCCCTGCAGGACAACCGCTGGGCGGATGTCCTGCAGATTGGTGAAGGGATCGATCGCGAAGCCCTGCCAGAGGCGGATCGGCATGAATTCGAAACACTTCTCGGTCGCGCGGGCGACCATTTGGCGCAGCTTAACCTTGAAGAGGGTGAAGGCTGCCTGCGCGCCGGCGAAAATCTCAAGGCCCGCGAACACCTGGAGTTGGCTCTGACCCAAGTGCGCAATGCGCCTTTGCGACAAAAGATAGCCACCGCCCTGAGCACTTTTTCCACGGCCGGGGAGGCGCCTGTCGCGACCGCGAGCGCAACCGCCGCCCACTGCGCCTCCGGCGGTTGCGCTGGAAGCGGTGCGGTTTCTGCAGCCGCAGCCGATCCGCAGGTTCTCGATGAATCAAGTCGCTTCGAGCTGATTCTTGCCTCTTACCCACCCGAGTTGGCACAGCGCTACCTCGCTGTGTCGGAGCCTTTCCGTCAGGCCTTTCTCGCCACCCATGAAGGACGTGACCGGGAGGCTTTGGACCTTTATTCCCAAATTCCCGAAGCAGAGCAGGACGACCTGTTTTTTTTCGAACGCGGCTGCCTTGCGGCGCGTTCCGGCGACGCCGCTGCCGCGCGCCGCGACCTGGGTCGCGCCCTGGAGCTTAACCCCGCCCATGTTCAGGCTCTTGAAGCGCTGGTCACACTGGAACTATCCGACAATCAGCTTGAGCAGGCCCGCACCCATGCTTTGCGAGCCCTTGAGTCCGGGACGGCACCAGCTTTCTGCCTGTCCCGTCTGGCGATTATTTGCACGCGTCAGGGGGATTTGGATCAAGCCCTGGCATTTGCGCGGCAGGCGCTGCAGGGAGGTGGACGTCCCGATCCGGAGATCGTGCTGCTGACTTCCTCCTTGCTGGAAAAGCGCGGCGAACTCGCTGAGGCTGAACAGTTGCTTTCCACTCTTGGAGGCGGCGGATGCAAAGGGGGCGCTTCGGCTTATCTTGCCGAATTCTGGCTGCGCCACGGGCGTCATCTCGACAAAGCTCTGGATGCTTTCAACCAGGCGGCCCGACAGGAACCCGCCAACCCCCGGTGGCAGCTCAGAATTGGTGAGACTTACCTTGCCCGCGGGTGGAAAAAAGATGGACTCGCCCTGGTGGAGAAGATCATTAACCACCCCGACCTGCCCTCCGAGCTTAGGGCGGCGGCTGAAAAGCTGGTTTCGACTCCGGAAAAATCATGA
- a CDS encoding DUF2180 family protein → MNCYSCAKKNHIIEAVAVCSVCGKGLCLDHAVERELPLVQRVSGWLDQSLVHILCADCARVKTLTD, encoded by the coding sequence ATGAACTGTTATTCCTGTGCCAAGAAAAATCACATAATTGAGGCCGTGGCAGTGTGCTCGGTCTGTGGCAAGGGACTGTGTCTGGATCACGCCGTGGAGCGCGAATTGCCGTTGGTGCAGCGCGTTTCGGGATGGCTCGATCAGTCCCTGGTGCATATCCTATGCGCCGACTGTGCCCGGGTAAAGACCTTGACCGACTGA
- the bioA gene encoding adenosylmethionine--8-amino-7-oxononanoate transaminase, with product MDEKEIVRLDRQHVWHPCTQEKDHETLPPIPIARGDGCYLVTVDGKHIIDAVSSWWVNLFGHNHPRLNRALQEQSQRIAHHIFAGFTHEPAVELARRLCDKAPGNLTRVFFADNGSAAVEVALKMSFQYWQQSGKSRKTRFVSISEAYHGETLGALAVSGCDLYRDTYRPILMQGFSVQGPDCFNCPYGLERDTCSAECFAPMEEAVTAHHEEIAGVIIEPLIQAAAGMRIYSPVYLQKLRALCDRYQVHYIADEIAVGFGRTGRLFANELAGTAPDILCLSKGITGGYLPLSVTLTTDEIYGAFYDDYETLKAFLHSHSYTGNPLACAVAVEVMKIFEEEDVLGQLKPRMALLEEARARFAAHPHVGEMRRCGLVGAIEMVTDKETRTGYPWQQRRGFQLYQKALKRGVLLRPLGNVVYFMPPLNIPMGALEQVVEVAWDCLNEVTHEP from the coding sequence ATGGATGAAAAAGAGATTGTGCGTCTTGATCGCCAACATGTGTGGCATCCCTGCACCCAGGAGAAAGATCACGAAACCCTGCCACCCATCCCCATTGCGCGCGGCGACGGCTGCTATCTTGTCACCGTCGACGGCAAGCACATCATCGATGCCGTTTCGTCCTGGTGGGTCAATCTCTTCGGGCACAACCACCCACGCCTCAACCGCGCCCTGCAGGAGCAATCGCAGCGCATCGCTCACCATATTTTCGCCGGTTTCACCCACGAACCGGCCGTGGAACTGGCGCGGCGTTTGTGCGATAAAGCGCCCGGCAACCTGACCAGGGTTTTTTTCGCCGACAACGGCTCGGCGGCGGTCGAAGTGGCACTCAAAATGAGTTTTCAGTATTGGCAGCAAAGCGGCAAATCGCGCAAAACCCGTTTTGTCTCCATCAGCGAGGCCTATCACGGAGAAACTCTCGGCGCTCTGGCCGTAAGTGGTTGCGATCTTTATCGCGATACCTATCGCCCCATTCTCATGCAGGGATTCTCCGTGCAGGGACCCGACTGCTTCAACTGTCCCTACGGCCTGGAGCGTGATACCTGCAGCGCCGAGTGCTTCGCACCCATGGAAGAAGCCGTTACAGCCCATCACGAAGAAATCGCCGGCGTTATCATCGAACCTCTGATTCAGGCTGCCGCGGGCATGCGCATCTACTCCCCGGTCTACCTGCAAAAGCTGCGCGCCCTGTGCGACCGCTATCAGGTGCATTATATTGCTGATGAGATCGCCGTCGGCTTCGGCCGCACCGGTCGTCTCTTCGCCAATGAACTCGCGGGAACGGCTCCCGACATCCTCTGTCTATCCAAAGGCATCACCGGCGGCTACCTGCCCTTGTCGGTCACACTGACCACCGATGAGATCTACGGCGCTTTTTACGATGATTACGAAACCCTCAAGGCGTTTCTGCATTCACACTCCTACACCGGCAACCCCCTGGCCTGTGCCGTTGCCGTGGAAGTCATGAAGATTTTTGAGGAGGAGGACGTGCTGGGACAATTGAAGCCGCGCATGGCCTTGCTGGAAGAGGCACGAGCGCGCTTTGCCGCCCATCCCCATGTGGGAGAAATGCGCCGCTGCGGCCTGGTGGGAGCCATCGAAATGGTGACGGACAAAGAAACCAGGACGGGCTACCCCTGGCAGCAGCGCCGCGGCTTTCAGCTTTATCAAAAAGCTCTCAAGCGGGGGGTGCTGTTGCGGCCCCTGGGAAATGTCGTTTATTTCATGCCGCCCCTCAACATTCCCATGGGCGCTTTAGAGCAGGTCGTTGAGGTTGCCTGGGACTGCCTCAATGAGGTAACCCACGAACCTTAA
- a CDS encoding HU family DNA-binding protein: MNKSELVEKLASKKNLTYKKSEEIVNLIFDSMTDALINSDRIEIRGFGSFVVKDYKDYMGRNPKTGEVIHVKPKKLPFFKVGKELRERVNKGH, translated from the coding sequence ATGAACAAGTCTGAACTGGTGGAAAAGCTGGCTAGCAAGAAGAATCTGACCTACAAGAAATCAGAGGAAATTGTCAATCTGATCTTTGATTCGATGACCGATGCTCTGATTAACAGTGACCGCATTGAAATCCGCGGTTTCGGTAGTTTTGTGGTCAAGGATTACAAAGACTACATGGGGCGTAACCCGAAAACGGGTGAGGTAATTCACGTAAAGCCCAAAAAGCTGCCGTTCTTCAAGGTTGGTAAAGAGCTGCGCGAGCGGGTCAACAAAGGCCATTAA